Genomic DNA from Anolis sagrei isolate rAnoSag1 chromosome 12, rAnoSag1.mat, whole genome shotgun sequence:
CAAGAGAGGTGGGTTGCaacatttattaatattattctatTATCAAGTAATAAAAGTGTTCTAAGGGGAAGTGGGTCACAGATTCAGTATTCTTCTTCTTGCAGAACCACATCTATGCGGCCCGGAAGGCCTTTGACAGCTTCTTCCTGCGCTACCCGTACTGCTACGGCTATTGGAAGAAGTACGCCGACATGGAGCGGCGCTTCGACTTCATCAAGGAGACGGAGGAGGTAGGGGAGGccctccaatccctcctgacagatggccagctggACGGACCCTTCCTCGCCCCTTATcatctcctctcttctcttctcgaCAGGTCTTCCAGCGCGGCCTGCAGTCCATCCCGCTGAGCATGGACCTCTGGATCCATTACATCTCCTTCCTCCAGTCCTCCTTGGACATGAACCACCCCGATTCGGCCCAGAAGATTTGCGGgtaaatcctagaatcctagaatcctagagttggaagagacctcctgggccatcctccagtccaaccccattctgccaagaagcaggaatattgcattcaaattacccctgacagatggccatccagcctctgtttcaaagcttccaaagaaggagcctccaccacactccggggcagagagttccactgctgaacggctttcacagtcaggaagttcttcctcatgttcagatggaatctcctctcttgtagtttgaagccattgttttgcatcctaatACTCATCATCATAATACTCATTGCATTTCTTACCCGTCTCTCCTCGAGGTGGCTTGCAGCCtaattaaaacatgtaaacattgcaaaaattctagaaatacacagattaaaatgcatttctataaaagatacatatcgaagcatgttgttgttgttcagcaaAGGCTGGGAAGCCTCTTTGAATCGTACAGTCATCTCAGCCCAGActtactttctctttctctctatataacctccatcattattattattattattattgttattattattattattattattattattcagaggctgggtggcctctTTGAAGCATACAGTGATAACAACCCAGActtactttctctttctctctctctaatatctattattattattattattattaattattattattattattattatgttgaaccctgtgaattattattgttattattcaaagGCTGGGAGGCCTCTTTGAAGCATACAGTCATAtcagccctctctctctctctatatatatataatctctattattattattatgttgaattctttgaattattattattattattattattattattattattattattcagaggctgggtggcctctTTGAATCGTACAGTCATCTCAGCCCAGActtactttctctttctctctatataacctccattattattattattattattattgttgttaagcAAAGGCTGAGTGTCTCTCTATGTATATATtctacatgatgatgatgatgattattattattcagaggcttattatttatttattataaataataaatctctattattattattgtgaaccctgtgaattattgttgttgttattattattattcagaggctgggAGGCCTCTTTGAAACATACGGTCATCTCAGTCCagactttctctttctctctctctctctctaatctttattataattattattattattatcatgttgaACCctgtgaattatttttatttttattcagagGCTGGGAGGCCTCTTTGAAGTATACAGTCATATCAGCCCActtactttctctctctatatatataatatcatattattattgttataacattgagcaatttgaaatattattattattattattattattattcagaggctgggtggtctcTTTGAAGCATACAGTCATCTCAGTCCAGACTTACTTTCTCTATATataatctctattattattattattattattattattattattatgttgaactctatgaattattattattattgggttatatggccatgttctagagatattattattattattattattattattattattcagaggctgggtggcctctTTGAAGCATACGGTTATCTCAGTCCagactttctctttctctctctctttctaatctctattattattattattattattattattattattatcatgttgaACCCtgtgaattatttttattcagaGGCTGGGAGGCCTCTTTGAAGTATACAGTCATATCAGCCCacttactttctctctctctctctctctctatatatatattatatcatattataacaCTGAActctttgaattattattattatttattcagaggctgggtggtctcTTTGAAGCATACAGTCATCTCAGTCCAGACTtactttctctctatatataacctccattattattattattattattattattattattattattatgttgaactctgtgaattattattattattgggttatatggccatgttctagagatattattattattattattattattcagaagctGGGTGGCCTCTTTGAAATGTACAGTCATCTCATCCCAGccttactttctctctctctctctctctctatatatatattattattattattattattattattattttattatgttgcacccagtgtattattattattattattagtagtagtagtagtagtagtagtagtagtcagaGGCTGGGAGGCCTCTTTGAGGCTTactttctatatatatagatagatagataggccatTTGTTGGGTAGGCTTGAGTGGTGCCTTCCTGGCTCAACGCTTGCCTTGACCCCGCATCTTGACCGTTGTCAACAGccacgtctctctctctctctctctctgtccctcccccccctcctggCAGGACCTTTGAGTCGGCCATTGCTGCGGCTGGGGTGGACTTCCGCTCGGACAAGCTGTGGGAGATGTACGTGGAGTGGCAGCGGGAGCAGGGCGACCTCAAGGCCGTCACCAGCATCTACGACCGCGTCCTCAGCACCCCCACCCAACTCTACAGCCACCACTGGGAGAAGTACGCTGGGCAGACTGGGAGCAATGGGGCTGCAACATAAGGAAACCCACCCCTCTGGGCCTTCTCTGCTTGGGATTGActatatcatttattattattattattattattattattattattattcccacccAGGTTCAAGGAGCACCTGAGCAGCCACCACCCGAGGGACATCCTCTCCTCGGAGGAGCTGCTCTGGATCCAGTCCAAGATGGCTGCCGATGCTGGGCGGAGCAAAGGCCTGGAAGGGggggctgaggaggaggaggaagaagaggcccCGCCCCCAGGGGAGGAACTCCCGCCCCCCAAGAGGGAGGCTCCCGCGCCCACGGAGGGACCCGGACAAGCGGGACACGCTGTGGTGAGTCCTGGCCTTCTTGGGGGTGTCCCATCCGCTTCTGTTCCACGGCTGCATCTCCaacatcaggaggaggaggaagctaatgcaggaacaacaacaacaagaacataataataataataataataataataataataattattattattattataagtcgaacccttcccaggCATCTAGGACTGCTGGCTGttgtttattcttcttattattattatgtatagatagatagacatgtatgatgtatattattattattgttgttgttgttatttgaaacataacaaaatgagtctacagcagacaagatcactctgctggctgcttattattattattaataataataatattaatattattattatgtatagataGGCATGTAtgatgtatatatttattatttttattactattattactattatattgttatactatgttgattattattattatttgaaacacaacaagatgagtccacagcagacaagatcactctgctagcttattattattattattattattattattattattattatttatagatagatagacagacagacatgtatgatgtatatattattattattactattatttgaaacacaacaagatgagtccacagcagataatatcactgctggctgttgattattattattattattattattattattattatgtctagatagataatgtatgatgtatatgtatatattattattattattattattattattattattattattattagaaacacagcaagatgagtccacagaggacaagatcactctgctggcttattattattattattattattattattattattattatgtatagatagatagacatgtttgatgtatatattataattattattattgttattattagaaacacaacaagatgagtccacagaggacaagatcactctgctggcttattattattattatttatagataGATGGACATGTATGATGTATacgtacatattattattattattattattattattattattatttgaaacacaacaagatgagtccacagcagccaGGACCACTCTGCTggttaattattactattattattattatcattattatagatagatagatattgtgtgtgtgtgtgtgtgtgtgtgtgtgtgtgtgatctgtTTTCTCCTGGGTTCCAGGGTCCCGTGGATGAGGACAAAATCCTGGAGATGTCCCTCTCCATTCGGCAGCAGATCTTCAGCCAGAACGAGGCCGAAGTCAGCAAGCGCTGGAACTTTGAGGATGGGGTTTGTATCCCTTATGATGATGCTCAAGTGTGAGCTTCATCCATGTCTTAGATGGGAGGTGGGAAGCCAGAGAGCGCAATCGAAGCAAGTTCTGACTTCTCCTCCGTCTTGTGTTGGTGCAGATCAAGCGGCCCTACTTCCACGTCAAGCCCTTGGAGCGTGCGCAGCTGCGCAACTGGCGCGAGTACCTGGACTTTGAGATCGCCAGCGGGTCCCACGAGCGCACCATCGTGCTCTTTGAGCGCTGCGTCATCGCCTGCGCCCTCTACGAGGAGTTCTGGATCAAGGTAGGAAGCATGCATAGAACCCCTGGTCCCACTCATGGAAGGAGTTCGTGGTGAGGCCGTACGCAAGGCGCTCTCTCTTGACCACAGAGGGGATGACCACGGGGACAGTGACCCTAACCCTCTCTCCTCTCTTGGGCGCAGTACACGAGGTACCTGGAGAGTCACAGCGTGGCCGGGGCCCGCAACGTCTTCCAGCGCGCCTGCTGCTACCACCTCCCCCGGAAGCCCACCATCCACCTCCTCTGGGCCGCCTTCGAGGAGAAGCATGGTCAGCAAGATTGCAtctttctactactactactactactactactattattatttgatggcCTTTAGtatcccaactctaggattctatgcttctattgttgttattatgtgatggcccttggggtcccttccaactctaggattctatgcttctcttattgttgttgttgttatgggtcctttccaactctagagtTGTatggtattattgttgttgttgttgttattgttattattatttgatggccCTTAGGatcccaattctaggattctatgcttctgttgttgttgttgttgttgttgttgttgattctatgcttctattgttgttgttgttgttgttgttgttgctattatgtgatggcccttggggtcccttccaactctagggttgtatgctaatattattgctattattattactactattattattatttgatggcccttgggatcccaactctaggattctatgctcctattattgttgttgttgttgttgttgttgttgttgttgttgttgttattatgtgatggcccttggggtcccctccaactctaggcttGTATGgcaatattattgctattattatttttattattatgtggaGACTGAATGATATTGGTTGGaatataattctattattattattaagtagaaactaggtagccatctgttgggagggaatctatgattctattattattgctattattattaagagaGACTGGGTGGGCCTTGGTtgggagtctatgattctattattattgagaCTAGGTGGGCATTGTTTGggagtctatgattctactaatactattattattattattattattattattattaagagagaCTGGGTGGGCATTGGTTATGTttctactagtactactactactattattattattattattattattattattattaagagagaCTGGGTGGGCATTGGTTGGGAGTCTTGAttctactaatactactactattatttattaaGAGAGACTAGATGGGCATTGGTTGGGAGTCTAtgtttctactactactactactactactattattatcattaagagAGAATGGGTGGGCATTGGTTGGGAGTCTATGATTGtactaccattattattattattattattattattattattattatcattaagagAGACTGGGTGGGCATTGGTtgggagtctatgattctattattatttttaatgttattattattagtagtagtagtagtactactactactaaatagAGACTGGGTAGGCATTGGTTGGGAGTCTAtgtttctactactactactactactactactactattattattattattaagagagaCTGGGTGGGCATTGGTtgggagtctatgattctattattatttttaatgttattattattattattagtagtagtagtagtagtagtagtagtactaaatAGAGACTGGGTAGGCATTGGTTGGGAGTCTAtgtttctactactactactattattattattaagagagaCTGGGTGGGCATTGGTtgggagtctatgattctatttttattattactactactactattactactaaatGGAGACTGGGTAGGCATTAGTTGGGAGTCTatgcttctgttgttgttgttgttgttgttgttatgaatgTTATTAAGTAGAGACTGGGTGAGACTTGGCCCGGTCTGGCtgtcctttgggggccccttttgACCGCTGTTTCCGgtgtgcttccttccttccttctttccttccttcctcccttccttctgctgCTGCAGGGGAGGTGGAGGAGGCGCGTCGCATCCTGCGCACCTTTGAGGAGTGCGTCCCGGGCCTGGCGATGGTGCGGCTGCGGCGGGTGAGCCTGGAGCGGCGGCAGGGCAACATGGAGGGGGCGGAGGCGCTGCTGGCGGCCGCCATCCGGGAGAACGAGGGCCTCCCCGTCTCCTCCTTCTACTCGGTCAAGCTGGCCCGCCAGGTCCTCAAGGTCCAGAAGAACATCGCCAAGGCCCGCAAGATCCTCCTCGAGGCCCTCGAGAAGGACCCCGTAAGCATGGCTCCAATTAGCGATTAGCGTAGTGTcatattgttgggcttggccacatgtaagcctccccgagtccccttggggagatggtggcggggtataaataaattattattattattattattattattattattattatgtagtattAGTACTACTAgattctattatatattattcctACTATGGTTATTGTTATGTTATATTAAATGATGATTAACCCGTTAGGACAACGCCAAGCTGTACGCCAACCTGCTGGAGATGGAGTTCAGTGCGGACGTGCGCCAGAACGAGGGCCACACCATGAGCAGCTTTGACCGGGCCTTGACCAGCGGCCTCCCCCTCGAGACCAAGATCATCTTCTCCCAGCGACGGGTCGAGTTCCTGGAGGACTTTGGCTCCAGCATCCACAGGTAGGGGGGGGCACATGCAGGGGGCACCATGGGGGGCCCCATAGTGCCCCTCTCCCAGCCATGTCCCATCCTCAACGCCATCCCCACCCTCTCTTCCAGCTTGTTGGTGTCGTACGATGAGCATCAGAAGCTCCTGAATCAACAGATGCTGAGAAAGAGGCTCCTCGAAAACgggtattgtattattattattacctcttcCAATCTCCTTGGGTGCAGAGGGTTAGCTGGGagtctattgtattattattattattattattattattattattgcctcttTCAATCTCCTTGGGTGCATAGGGTTAGCTGGGAgtctgttgtattattattattattattattattactattgcctCTTCCAATCTCCTTGGGTGCATAGGGTTAGCTGGGagtctattgtattattattattattattattgcctcttCCAAACTGCATAGGGTTAGCTGGGagtctattgtattattattgttattattattgttattattattattattattattagaaatgcaacacgatgagtccacagcaaacagattcactctgctggctgttgttttggatcacacatcagacacttccctattattattattattattatggtttctcTCAATCCCCATGTATGCCATGGGTTAGCTgaatctatgttgttgttgttgttgttattctggcCTCTCCCAATCTCCATAAGTGCAATGAGTTAACTGTGagtctattgtattattattattattattattattattgccacttcCAATCTCCTTGAGTGCATAGGGTTAGCTGGGagtctattgtattattattattattattattattagaaacacaacacgatgagtccacagcaaacaagttcattctgctggctgttgtattggatcagacACTTccctaataataatcatcatcataatcataacaacaacattattatcatGGCTTCTCCCCATGTGTGCCATGGGTTAGCTgagtctatgttgttgttgttgttgttattctggcCTCTCCCAATCTCCATGAGTGCAATGAGATAGCCGAGagtctattgtattattattattattattattattattattattattatgtgatacaCAACACAATTAGTACacggcaaacaagatcactctgctggctcttgaattggatcacatattggacacttcccaagtagttatgatgatgatgatgattattattatggcttCTCCCAATCCGCATGCGTGCCATAGGATGGCTgagtctatgttgttgttgttattctggcCT
This window encodes:
- the LOC132764543 gene encoding pre-mRNA-processing factor 39-like; translated protein: MAAEGCEGPGSPGAGGMAAAAESEEAAAAPEAVAATVEELPAKPPSSNGAPKPPEEEEEVAPVPAPLDEGCNGSSGEATAVVATATACPLLMPEPMKEEVSMAVPELVTHLAQNPPQEDLSITYPLDFERYWRAAQDNPLDFTAWTDLLQYVEQENHIYAARKAFDSFFLRYPYCYGYWKKYADMERRFDFIKETEEVFQRGLQSIPLSMDLWIHYISFLQSSLDMNHPDSAQKICGTFESAIAAAGVDFRSDKLWEMYVEWQREQGDLKAVTSIYDRVLSTPTQLYSHHWEKFKEHLSSHHPRDILSSEELLWIQSKMAADAGRSKGLEGGAEEEEEEEAPPPGEELPPPKREAPAPTEGPGQAGHAVGPVDEDKILEMSLSIRQQIFSQNEAEVSKRWNFEDGIKRPYFHVKPLERAQLRNWREYLDFEIASGSHERTIVLFERCVIACALYEEFWIKYTRYLESHSVAGARNVFQRACCYHLPRKPTIHLLWAAFEEKHGEVEEARRILRTFEECVPGLAMVRLRRVSLERRQGNMEGAEALLAAAIRENEGLPVSSFYSVKLARQVLKVQKNIAKARKILLEALEKDPDNAKLYANLLEMEFSADVRQNEGHTMSSFDRALTSGLPLETKIIFSQRRVEFLEDFGSSIHSLLVSYDEHQKLLNQQMLRKRLLENGSAEELDEKRLRLEEAGGGSLAVATTGITPLMAADVANSATGSAYNYNAWYQNYSNYGYQNAWNYNQYYQQQT